TCATGGCTTCATAAGTCGAATTCAATATATTGACGCTGTCTATGTATTCATTATTGATTATTCCTATTCCATAAGCGATGGCATTTCTTTTAATAACTTCTGACAATAATTCTCTTTTTTCTTCTCTCAATTTTTTTGAATCATTAATATCCGGTATAAATACGTCTTTAGGAAGTACAACACATCCAGCAACGACAGGTCCAGCTAATGGTCCTCTGCCGACCTCGTCTACACCACCTATTACTTTATAACTTGATTTGTAAAGTTCTCTTTCATATTGTGTCAAATTCTCTATTCTTAACATTTCTTTATTAAACCATTTTAAAGCATTATCATTTAATTTTAAACCATCAATGTTCAAACCGTGATTGTATATATGTTCTTTTAAATCTTTTATGTTTAATGACTGTTGAGACATTTTATCACCCAACTTATTCTTATTCGACAAAAATATATAAAATACCTTCTTTTATTTTTTGCTTTTTATTATTATAATGATAATGTTTAAATATTTAATTTGGGGTGTAATAATGGATAAAAACAAAATCTACTCTATATGGCTTAGTTCAGTCAACAGTGTAGGTACAAAGACTTATAAGAAGCTGATAGATTACTTTGAAAGCGCAGAAAATGTCTATAAATCTGATAATGAAGAGCTGAAAAATGTCGTTAATAATATCAGGGTGTATAAAAACATATTAGATGCAAAGAAAATAAACCCTTATGCATACGCTGAAAGATTAAATAAAGAAAAAGTAAAAGCTTTATTGATAGATGACAATGAATATCCTAAATTATTAAGAGAGATATATGATGCTCCGCAAGTTTTATATGTAAAAGGTGATATTAGAGAATCTGATGATATATCAATGGCAATAGTTGGCTCTAGAAATGCCACATCATATGGAAGATCAGTATCAGAAAAACTTTCTTATGAATTATCGAAACATGGATTTACAATAGTAAGTGGAATGGCTAGAGGAATTGACAGTCTAGCGCATAAAGGAGCAATCAAAGCAGGTGGTAGAACTATAGCTGTACTAGGATGTGGAGTAAATATAGTATATCCAGAAGAAAATAAGAGATTGATGGAATATATAATTTCAAATGGAGCAGTTGTGTCGGAATATCCACTCGATTATCTTCCTATTGCCGGGAATTTTCCTGCGAGAAACAGGATAATAAGCGGATTGTCTTTAGGAGTTGTAGTAGTTGAAGCAGGGGTCAAAAGCGGATCGCTGATTACTGCAAAGTTTGCTTTAGAACAAGGAAGAGACGTATTTGCGGTACCCGGTTTTATTACCAGTGCTTATAGCAAAGGAACAAATGAATTAATCAAACAGGGTGCAAAATTGGTGACGAGTAGCAGTGACATACTTGAGGAATATAATTTTAGAGAAGATATAAAAGTGAGAATAAATGATCAATTGATTAATACACTAAGCAGTGAAGAGAAAAAATTATACATGGCGATAGTAGATTGCCCAAGGGATATAGAAGAATTAGTTGAAATAATGAAATTTCCTGTATCTAAAGTAAATTATCTTTTATCATCATTGCTGTTTAAAGGGCTTATAGTTAGATTACCTGGCAACAAATATGAAAAAAGTTTTGATTAATCTTTCAAGTTTGATATAATAAATTAATGTTTTGGAGGTATCGAAATGGAAAAATCATTAGTAATAGTTGAATCACCCTCAAAAGCTAAAACAATACATAAATATTTAGGGAAAAATTATAAAGTTGAAGCCTCTATGGGACATATAAGGGACTTGCCGAAAAGTCAGCTTGGCATAGATATTGAGAAAAATTTCGAGCCAAAATATATAACAATTCGCGGAAAAGGGCCAATAATAGAAAAATTGAAGAAAGAAGCAAAAAATGTTTCAAAAGTTTATCTTGCTACAGACCCTGATAGGGAAGGAGAAGCTATATCATGGCATCTTGCTAATCTTTTAAATATAGATGTCAATGATAAATGCAGAATAGAGTTTCATGAAATAACAAAAAATGCGATACAAAATGCTATTAAAAATCCTCGAAAGATAAACATGAATTTAGTTGATGCACAGCAAGCCAGAAGAATACTTGACAGGCTTGTAGGCTACAATATTAGCCCATTGCTGTGGAAAAAAATAAAAAGAGGTCTAAGCGCTGGAAGAGTTCAATCAGTTGCCACAAGATTAATTTGTGATAGGGAAAAAGAAATAGAAGAATTTAAGCCTGAAGAGTATTGGAGCTTATCTGCTTTTTTGTATAAGGAAAAGAAAACGCAGTATTTTGAAGCAAAGTTTTATGGAACAAAAGATGGAAAAATAGATTTAAAAAATGAAAATGATGTAAACAACATTATAAAAGATTTGGCAGATGATTACATCGTAGATAATGTCAAAACAGGCACTAAAAAGAGAAATCCTTCTCCTCCATTTATAACAAGTACGATGCAACAAGAAGCTTCTAAAAAGCTTGGATTTACTGCAAAAAAGACAATGATGATTGCGCAACAATTATATGAAGGAGTGGAAATAAAAGGGGAAGGAAGTCTAGGCTTAATAACTTATATGAGAACAGATTCTACAAGAATATCTGAAGAGGCTAAAAAAGCTGCATATGAATATATACTGCAAAAATATGGGAAAGAATATGCAAATCCTAATGCAACATATACAAAGAAAGGAGGAAATATTCAGGATGCACATGAAGCTATACGGCCTACATACATAAACTTAGATCCGGAACAGATTAAGGATTCATTAAAACCAGATCAGTATAAGCTCTACAAATTAATATGGAGCCGGTTTTTAGCAAGCCAGATGTCACAAGCTCTATATGATACGATAGCTATGGATATTATTAATAAAAATTATATCTTTAAAGCAAGCGGCTCTAAACTTAAATTTTCGGGATTTATGACGGTATATACGGAGGAAGTGGATACTGAAAATGTTGAAGAAAAGACATTGCCATTACTTGAAAAAGGAGATCATTTAAAATTAAAGGAGTTAAAGCCTGAACAGCATTTTACACAACCTCCTGCTAGATATACTGAAGCTACTTTGATAAAAGAACTAGAAGAGAAAGGAATAGGAAGGCCCAGCACGTATGCTCCTATAATATCTACACTGCTTGAAAGAGGATATGTAATAAAAGAAAAGAAAAATTTAAAGCCAACTGAATTGGGTTTTATCGTAACAGATGTGATGAAAGAATTTTTTCCAGATGTTGTGGATGTGAAATTTACTGCTGAAATGGAAGAACAACTTGATAAGATAGAAGAAGGCATAGAAAAATGGTGTGATGTAATTGATGGATTTTATAATAATTTTAATGATTCCTTAAAGGTTGCAGAAGAACAGATGAAAGATATTGAAATAAAAGATGAAGTTACAGATATAAAATGTGAATTTTGTGGTAGAAATATGGTTATAAAATATGGGCGATATGGTAAATTTTTGGCTTGCCCAGGATTTCCTGAATGCAAAAACACTAAGCCACTATATGAAGAAACAGGAATAATATGTCCCAAATGCGGAGGGAAAATAGTTGTTAAGAAAAGTAAAAGAGGAAAGACATACTATGCTTGTGAAAATTCGTCTCAGTGCGGTACTATGTTTTGGGATAAGCCAATAAATGAAATATGCCCTAAGTGTGGAAGCTTGCTTGTAGAGAAATATATAAAAGGAATCAAGACAATTAAATGCAGCAATTGCGATTACGTGAAGTAATTTAAATATATAAAAAATTTTGAAATATTATTGAAACATTATAAATTTTGTGTTAATATTATATTGTTTTTGGGGGGTGAAAATTTGTTTAAAGGTACTACAATTGTAGCTGTTAGAAGAGATAATAAAGTTTCTATAGCTGGTGATGGACAGGTTACATTTGGTGAGAATACAATTTTAAAACATGGAGCAAAAAAGATAAGAAGATTGTACAATGATGAAGTTTTAATAGGTTTTGCAGGTTCTGTTGCTGATGCATTTACGTTGTCTGAAATGTTTGAAGAAAAATTGGAGCAGTATGGTGGTAATTTAAAAAGAGCTGCTGTGGAACTTGCACAGGAATGGAGAAAAGATAAGGTTTTAAAAAAACTAGAAGCACTTTTAATTGCTGCGGATAAAAATGTAACATTAGTTATATCAGGCAATGGAGAAGTGATTGAGCCAGATAACGATGTGATAGCAATAGGTTCAGGTGGCAATTTCGCAATGTCTGCAGCACTCGCTTTAAGGTATAATACTGATTTATCCGTGGAAGAGATTGCTAGAAAGTCCCTTGAGATAGCATCGCAAATCTGTGTGTATACAAACGATCATATAACAGTAGAAAGTTTATAAGGAGGGACTTGGTGTGAAGAATTATACTCCAAAAGAAATTGTAGATGCGCTTGATAAATATATAGTAGGTCAAGATTTAGCTAAACGTTCTGTAGCTGTTGCACTTAGAAATAGATTTCGCAGAAATTTGTTGTCAGATGAAATTAAAGACGAAGTTACTCCAAAAAACATTTTGATGATAGGTCCTACAGGTGTGGGTAAAACAGAAATTGCGAGAAGGATAGCAAAACTTGTTGAAGCGCCGTTTGTAAAAGTAGAGGCTACTAAATTTACTGAAGTGGGATACGTAGGGCGAGATGTTGAGTCAATGATTAGAGATTTGCTTGAATCAGCTATTCGCATGGTTAAACAAGAAAAAATGCAGAATGTTATGATGCGGGCAAAAGAATTGGCAGAAGAAAGGATAGTAGATTATTTGCTAAATGGTAGAAAGAGCAGACGCCAAAAAAATCCTTTTGAAATTTTGTTTAATAATCCAAATGATAATAATGAAGTTCATGATTATGAGCAACAAGAAGTCAAGCTAAAAAGAGAGCAATTAAAAGAAAAGATAAGAAGTGGAGAATTAAATGATACAATCATCGAAATTGAGATAACAGATTCTGCTGCACCAATACTTGAAATGTATTCAAACATAGGCTCTGAAGAAATGAATATCAATTTGCAAGATATGTTTTCTGATATTTTACCCAAAAAGAAAAAGTATAAAAAAGTTTCAATAGGGGAGGCTAAAAAGATATTAGAGTCTGAAGAAGCACAAAATTTAATCGATATGGATGAAGTGATCGACGAAGCTATAAAAAGGACAGAACAAGATGGTATAATTTTCATTGATGAAATTGATAAGATTGCGGGAAGTGGATATACTAATGGACCTGATGTATCAAGAGAAGGAGTTCAAAGAGACATATTGCCAATAGTAGAAGGCAGTACTGTTATGACAAAGTATGGCCCTGTAAAAACTGATTATATACTTTTTATAGCAGCTGGTGCTTTTAATATTGCAAAAGTAAGTGATTTAATACCCGAACTGCAAGGAAGATTTCCAGTTAGAGTCGAGCTTAAGCCATTGACAAAAGAAGATTTTATAAGAATTTTAAAAGAACCCAAAAATGCATTGACAAAACAATATGCAGCGCTTTTAAAAACTGAAGGTGTAGATGTAGAATATTCTGATGATGCTATAGATAGAATAGCAGAAATTGCTTATCTTATTAATCAACAATCAGAAGATATAGGGGCAAGACGGCTACATACAGTGATGGAAAAATTGTTTGAAAAGTTATCATTTGAAGCTCCTGAGATAACGGGTAAAAAAGTAATCATTGACAGAAGCTATATAGATGAGCAATTAAAAGATAATTTAAGTAAATTTGATGTTAATAAGTATATACTTTAATGAGGAGGATAATAATGGGATTACTTCTGGAAAAGATCAGGAAGGTAAATAAGGTACTTCAGAAAACCGGTGTTCAACCAGTTGATTTTAATGAATTGTCTGAGATACTAAAAGATGTTATAAATTGCGATGTTTTTATTGTAAGCAGAAGAGGGAAGCTTTTGGGGCGCAACTTAGATAAATATAGTGGAGAGTTAGATGAGTCAATTATAAAAAGTATGCAACTTCCTGAAGATTACAATGATGAGCTTTTAAAAGTATCAGAGACATCTGTAAATCTTACTAAAGAAAGTAAAGCGATGCTTATAAAAAATGATAATTTATTTGAGACAATTGTTCCCGTATTTGGAGGGGGAAATAGGCTTGGAACATTAATGCTTTTAAGATATGGAGATAAGTTTACTGATGATGATATTATATTGGCTGAATACGGTGCAACAGTTATAGGTTTAGAAATACTTAGATCTAAAAATGATGAAATAGAAGAAGATGAAAGAAAACGTACAGTTGTGCAGATGGCTTTAGCAACTCTTTCTTATTCAGAGTTAGAGACTGTTATGCATATTTTTGAAGAATTAGGAGGAAATGAAGGGCTTCTTGTAGCCAGCAAGATAGCTGATAAAGTTGGAATAACAAGATCAGTTATAGTAAATGCTTTAAGAAAATTTGAAAGCGCGGGTGTTATAGAATCAAGGTCTCTTGGAATGAAGGGGACACATATTAAGATTCTAAATGATAAATTAATTGAAGAGCTTAAAAAATTAAAACGGTAAGATTAAAAAGTCCTAAAGAAATTTAGGACTTTTTTCTTATGGTCTTTAGATTTGTTGAGTGATATAATATATTTTGACAAAATTTGATAAATACTGACATATATTTCTTTACATATATGTAATACGTCATTAATACTAAAATATTCTACATATATGAATAATTTTTGAAGGAAAATGTAATTTTGTGTCGAATATTAGTATTATTGATTGGAGGAGTGTAAATGCTAGGGATAAATTTTAATACAGTAGATCTTATGAGTAAAGCATTAGATGCATCAGAATTGAGAAATGAAGTCATTTCTAATAATATAGCAAATGTCGATTCACCAGGTTTCAAAAGATCAGACATCAATTTTGAAAGTATTTTAAACGATACAGTAAATTCCAATAAATTAACAGGTTTTGTAACAGATAAAAATCATATACCTATTAACTCAACGTCAATTGATAATATTGAGCCACAGATTGTGCAGGATAATAGTACTTCTATGAGATTAGATGGTAATAATGTTGATATTGATGTAGAAATGTCAAATTTGGCAAAAAATCAGCTTTATTATAGCGCATTAGCGCAAAGAGTTAGTGGTGAATTAAATTCTATACTTACAGCAATAAAAGATGGAGGTAATTAATAATGGGCTTTCTAAATTCTATTGATATAAGTGCTACAGGTCTTACAGCCGAAAGATTGAGGATGGATGTCATTTCTCAAAATATTGCAAATGTTGATACAACAAGGACATCTAGTGGTGGACCGTACAGGAGAAAACTTGTTGTATTGAAAGAGATTAATAATCAAAACAGATTTAGCGATATGCTTAATAAAGCAAAGGGAATACAAGCAACTGGAAATGGTGTTGAAGTTGTATCTATTGTGGATGACAATAATACTCCACTAAATCGTGTGTATGATCCTGGAAATCCTGATGCAGATAGTACTGGTTATGTAAATTACCCTAATGTCAATATTGTTTCTGAAATGGTTGATATGATATCAGCAACAAGAGCATATGAGGCCAATGTTACAGCCGTTAATTCTGCAAAGTCAATGATAGAAAAAGCATTAGAAATTGGAAAGGCATAGGTGAGAAACAATGATAAATCCTATTTCACAAATAAACTCAGTAGGAGGCGTTAGCGCTTCTAGCACAACAAACAATTCTACTTCTTTTGGAGATATTCTTAAAACTGCAATTACTGATGTAAATAATTTACAACTCAAATCACAGCAAGATGATCAGATGTTAGTTACTGGCGATATCAACGATATACATAATGTAATGATTGATGCGACAAAAGCAGACATTGCGTTGGAGCTTACAATTCAAATAAAAAATAAAGTACTTGATGCATATCAGGAGATAATGAGGATGCCGGTTTAATACCTTTTGAGATGAGGTGAATTGATGCCTGCTTTTATAAACAATATAAGAAGCCAAATCAATAATTTTTGGAATAAATTTGATAAAAAACAAAAAATACAGATTGGAATAATATCATTATTATTAATTAGTAGTATAGCATTATTAGTATACATTATTAATAGACCTAACTATGAAGTTTTATACTCTGATTTAAGTGTTAAAGATGCCGGCGCAGTAGTTGATAAGTTAAAAAATGAATTAAAAATCCCATACAAAATCGAAGGAAACGGAAGTACAATATTAGTTCCTGCTCAATATAAAGACGAAGCACGAATGCAGCTTGCAACAGAAGGAATTCCACAAGATGGCTTTAGTTTTAGCGATGCAATGAATAATTCGTTGGCTACGACAGATCAGGAGAGAAAAGAAAAATACATTTATTTTGTACAAAATGAAATACAGAATACATTAAAGACAATTGATGGTGTCCAAGATGCGAAAGTAAATATAGTAGTTCCAGATGAAAACAATTTTGTATTGTCGAATAATGACAATTCATCAACAGCGGCTGTAATGTTACAGTTAAAACCGGGTGTTACATTAACAAATCAGCAAATCACTGGAATAACGAACTTTGTATCAAAAAGCGTTGAAGGACTAAATCCAGACAAAGTAACTATTATTGATGGGAACGGAAAAGTTTTGGTGGCTCAAAATGATAATACGCTTGATGGTGCAAGTTCTCAATACGCTCTTCAGATAAAGGTTCAAAATGATCTGCAGAATAATATTCAATCGCTTTTGGAACAAGTTTTTGGACCTGGAAATGTAATCGTAAGAGCCAGTGTTAATTTGAATTTTGATAAACAAGTGCAAGACAAAGTAGAATGGCAGCCAGTGATTGATAACAATGGAATCATAAGAAGCACACAGACTATAAAAGAGATAGCTAATGGTTCCAGCAATGGTGCACCGGCTGGCACGGCAACTAATAATCCTCCTGGTAGTACAACATACACAACTCAAAACAATGGTAATTCAAATTATAGCAAAACAGATACAACAATAAATTACGAGATTAATCAAATAAAAACTACTCTTACGTCAGCTCAAGGGAAAATACAGAATATATCATTGAGTGTGGTAGTAAACAACAATAATTTAAGCCCGACAATGAAACAGCAGCTTACAGATCTTGTATCAAATGCTGCTGGAGGCAAGAACGTATCTGTTTCCGTCATGGGGATAAAATTTAATAACGATTTATTGAATCAGATGAAAAATACTCAAAAGCAATCATTCCCATACGTATGGTTAATAATATTAGGTGCGTTGCTTTTAGCGGGAGGTGCCTTCTATGCTATGAAAAAGAAAAACAAAGAGTTAATTCCTGCTACTAATTTAGAAGAAGCTATGTCGACTGAGGAGCCTGGAAAAGAAATAGAAGAATTAGATGTAACTAGTGAAAAAGATGAAAAGATGAAACAGATAGAAAAATTTATAAAGCAAAAGCCAGACATAGTTGCACAATTAATCAGAACTTGGCTCAACGAAGAATAGGATGGTGGTGTCTACTTTGGCAAGAAGTTCTATTACAGGTAAACAAAAATGTGCTATGCTTTTAATTGCTTTAGGACCAGCTACAGCAGCACAAATATACAAACATCTAAAAGAAGAGGAAATAGAGCAGCTAACCTTGGAGATTGCTAATATCAGAAACATATCTCCTGAAGAAAAAGATAAGATTTTGGATGACTTTTATAATATGTGTATAGCACAGGAGTATATTATAGAAGGTGGCATAGACTATGCTAAAGAAATTTTAGAAAAAGCATTGGGATCTCAACAGGCTTTAGAAATTATTAATAAGCTTACTTCGACATTGAAGGTTAGACCTTTTGATTTTGTGAGACGTGCAGATCCATCTCAAATATTAAGTTTTATACAAAACGAACATCCGCAGACAATAGCGATGATACTATCATATCTAAAACCTCAACAGGCTGGTGTTATATTATCATCGCTTCCTGAAAGTATTCAGTCTGATGTGGCTATGAGAATTGCAAAAATGGAAGCTACATCGCCTGAAATTGTAAAGGAAGTTGAACGAATTTTAGAAAAGAAATTGTCATCTTTAGTCACACAAGATTACACATCAACAGGTGGCATACAGACGATTGTGGATATTTTAAATGCGGTTGATCGCTCTACAGAGAAAAATATTATTGATACACTTGAAACTAAAGACATTGAGCTTGTAGAAGAAATTAAAAGGCGCATGTTTGTATTTGAAGATATTATAATGTTAGATAATCGTTCAATACAGAGAGTCTTGAGAGAAGTGGACAATCACGATATTGCACTGGCACTTAAAGGATCTAACGAAGAAGTTCAAAGGGTTATTTATAGCAATATGTCAAAGAGATTGGCAGACATGATTAAAGAAGACATTCAATACATGGGTCCAGTCAGATTAAAAGATGTGGAAGAGGCACAGCAAAAGATAGTAAATATTATAAGGCGTTTAGAAGATGCTGGAGAAATAGTTATATCAAGGGGTGGAGGTGATGAAATAATTGTATAGGATATTAAAAAATAAAGATTGTATAAATTCATCACCTGTTGTTATTGAAAAACCTCATATTAAAAAGTTGAATAATTTATCAAATGATAAGATTAATAATAATAATGACTCTATACAATATATAGAATTTAAGAAGAAACTGGAGAAAATAAGCATTATTCAGGATGACATTGTTAAATCCGCTAAGGATGAGGCAGAAAAGCTTATAAATAATGCAAAAAAGATAGCAGAAGAAATAAAGGAAAATGCAAAGCAAGTTGGTTATAAAGAAGGGTTTGATAGGGGCTATAAAGAAGGCCTAAATAAGGGAATAGATGAAGGCAAAGATAGAACTTCTTCTATACTTAAGGAAGCACGAGAGATAAAAAAAATGATATTAGATGAGAAAAAAAATTTACAAAAAGAAGTCGAGAGTGATATTGTTTCAACTGTAATTTATTGTGTGAAAAAGATAATTGATATAAATATGGAAGAAAACAGAGATTTAGTCATTAATCTTGTGAAAAAGGGATTGGAAAATTACGAAGCTTCAAATACAGTGACAGTCAGAGTAAGTGAGGAAGATTACGAATTCTTGGTTAAAAATAAAGACAAAGTATTAAAAAATTTAAAATTCATTGATGACATTAATATAGTAAGAGATATATCATTAGATAAGTACGATTGTATTGTTCAGACTCCGTCAGGAATGATTGACTCAGGTTTAAAAACACAATTAGAAAGTCTAAAAGATGCGCTAAAAGGTGTTCTAAATGATCAGTAATAATTTTTTTGAAAGATATAAGACGGTTTTACGTGAC
The nucleotide sequence above comes from Thermoanaerobacterium sp. CMT5567-10. Encoded proteins:
- a CDS encoding ribonuclease HII, which encodes MSQQSLNIKDLKEHIYNHGLNIDGLKLNDNALKWFNKEMLRIENLTQYERELYKSSYKVIGGVDEVGRGPLAGPVVAGCVVLPKDVFIPDINDSKKLREEKRELLSEVIKRNAIAYGIGIINNEYIDSVNILNSTYEAMRIAISKIDVEIDCLLIDAVKIPNIEIMQKPIIKGDMKSISIAAASIIAKVERDNLMKKYDELYPQYGFGKNKGYGTKEHIEAIKKYGPCPIHRKTFLKKIIGESNI
- the dprA gene encoding DNA-processing protein DprA; translation: MDKNKIYSIWLSSVNSVGTKTYKKLIDYFESAENVYKSDNEELKNVVNNIRVYKNILDAKKINPYAYAERLNKEKVKALLIDDNEYPKLLREIYDAPQVLYVKGDIRESDDISMAIVGSRNATSYGRSVSEKLSYELSKHGFTIVSGMARGIDSLAHKGAIKAGGRTIAVLGCGVNIVYPEENKRLMEYIISNGAVVSEYPLDYLPIAGNFPARNRIISGLSLGVVVVEAGVKSGSLITAKFALEQGRDVFAVPGFITSAYSKGTNELIKQGAKLVTSSSDILEEYNFREDIKVRINDQLINTLSSEEKKLYMAIVDCPRDIEELVEIMKFPVSKVNYLLSSLLFKGLIVRLPGNKYEKSFD
- the topA gene encoding type I DNA topoisomerase → MEKSLVIVESPSKAKTIHKYLGKNYKVEASMGHIRDLPKSQLGIDIEKNFEPKYITIRGKGPIIEKLKKEAKNVSKVYLATDPDREGEAISWHLANLLNIDVNDKCRIEFHEITKNAIQNAIKNPRKINMNLVDAQQARRILDRLVGYNISPLLWKKIKRGLSAGRVQSVATRLICDREKEIEEFKPEEYWSLSAFLYKEKKTQYFEAKFYGTKDGKIDLKNENDVNNIIKDLADDYIVDNVKTGTKKRNPSPPFITSTMQQEASKKLGFTAKKTMMIAQQLYEGVEIKGEGSLGLITYMRTDSTRISEEAKKAAYEYILQKYGKEYANPNATYTKKGGNIQDAHEAIRPTYINLDPEQIKDSLKPDQYKLYKLIWSRFLASQMSQALYDTIAMDIINKNYIFKASGSKLKFSGFMTVYTEEVDTENVEEKTLPLLEKGDHLKLKELKPEQHFTQPPARYTEATLIKELEEKGIGRPSTYAPIISTLLERGYVIKEKKNLKPTELGFIVTDVMKEFFPDVVDVKFTAEMEEQLDKIEEGIEKWCDVIDGFYNNFNDSLKVAEEQMKDIEIKDEVTDIKCEFCGRNMVIKYGRYGKFLACPGFPECKNTKPLYEETGIICPKCGGKIVVKKSKRGKTYYACENSSQCGTMFWDKPINEICPKCGSLLVEKYIKGIKTIKCSNCDYVK
- the hslV gene encoding ATP-dependent protease subunit HslV; the protein is MFKGTTIVAVRRDNKVSIAGDGQVTFGENTILKHGAKKIRRLYNDEVLIGFAGSVADAFTLSEMFEEKLEQYGGNLKRAAVELAQEWRKDKVLKKLEALLIAADKNVTLVISGNGEVIEPDNDVIAIGSGGNFAMSAALALRYNTDLSVEEIARKSLEIASQICVYTNDHITVESL
- the hslU gene encoding ATP-dependent protease ATPase subunit HslU gives rise to the protein MKNYTPKEIVDALDKYIVGQDLAKRSVAVALRNRFRRNLLSDEIKDEVTPKNILMIGPTGVGKTEIARRIAKLVEAPFVKVEATKFTEVGYVGRDVESMIRDLLESAIRMVKQEKMQNVMMRAKELAEERIVDYLLNGRKSRRQKNPFEILFNNPNDNNEVHDYEQQEVKLKREQLKEKIRSGELNDTIIEIEITDSAAPILEMYSNIGSEEMNINLQDMFSDILPKKKKYKKVSIGEAKKILESEEAQNLIDMDEVIDEAIKRTEQDGIIFIDEIDKIAGSGYTNGPDVSREGVQRDILPIVEGSTVMTKYGPVKTDYILFIAAGAFNIAKVSDLIPELQGRFPVRVELKPLTKEDFIRILKEPKNALTKQYAALLKTEGVDVEYSDDAIDRIAEIAYLINQQSEDIGARRLHTVMEKLFEKLSFEAPEITGKKVIIDRSYIDEQLKDNLSKFDVNKYIL
- the codY gene encoding GTP-sensing pleiotropic transcriptional regulator CodY, with amino-acid sequence MGLLLEKIRKVNKVLQKTGVQPVDFNELSEILKDVINCDVFIVSRRGKLLGRNLDKYSGELDESIIKSMQLPEDYNDELLKVSETSVNLTKESKAMLIKNDNLFETIVPVFGGGNRLGTLMLLRYGDKFTDDDIILAEYGATVIGLEILRSKNDEIEEDERKRTVVQMALATLSYSELETVMHIFEELGGNEGLLVASKIADKVGITRSVIVNALRKFESAGVIESRSLGMKGTHIKILNDKLIEELKKLKR
- the flgB gene encoding flagellar basal body rod protein FlgB, whose protein sequence is MLGINFNTVDLMSKALDASELRNEVISNNIANVDSPGFKRSDINFESILNDTVNSNKLTGFVTDKNHIPINSTSIDNIEPQIVQDNSTSMRLDGNNVDIDVEMSNLAKNQLYYSALAQRVSGELNSILTAIKDGGN
- the flgC gene encoding flagellar basal body rod protein FlgC produces the protein MGFLNSIDISATGLTAERLRMDVISQNIANVDTTRTSSGGPYRRKLVVLKEINNQNRFSDMLNKAKGIQATGNGVEVVSIVDDNNTPLNRVYDPGNPDADSTGYVNYPNVNIVSEMVDMISATRAYEANVTAVNSAKSMIEKALEIGKA
- the fliE gene encoding flagellar hook-basal body complex protein FliE — protein: MINPISQINSVGGVSASSTTNNSTSFGDILKTAITDVNNLQLKSQQDDQMLVTGDINDIHNVMIDATKADIALELTIQIKNKVLDAYQEIMRMPV
- the fliF gene encoding flagellar basal-body MS-ring/collar protein FliF, which gives rise to MPAFINNIRSQINNFWNKFDKKQKIQIGIISLLLISSIALLVYIINRPNYEVLYSDLSVKDAGAVVDKLKNELKIPYKIEGNGSTILVPAQYKDEARMQLATEGIPQDGFSFSDAMNNSLATTDQERKEKYIYFVQNEIQNTLKTIDGVQDAKVNIVVPDENNFVLSNNDNSSTAAVMLQLKPGVTLTNQQITGITNFVSKSVEGLNPDKVTIIDGNGKVLVAQNDNTLDGASSQYALQIKVQNDLQNNIQSLLEQVFGPGNVIVRASVNLNFDKQVQDKVEWQPVIDNNGIIRSTQTIKEIANGSSNGAPAGTATNNPPGSTTYTTQNNGNSNYSKTDTTINYEINQIKTTLTSAQGKIQNISLSVVVNNNNLSPTMKQQLTDLVSNAAGGKNVSVSVMGIKFNNDLLNQMKNTQKQSFPYVWLIILGALLLAGGAFYAMKKKNKELIPATNLEEAMSTEEPGKEIEELDVTSEKDEKMKQIEKFIKQKPDIVAQLIRTWLNEE
- the fliG gene encoding flagellar motor switch protein FliG encodes the protein MARSSITGKQKCAMLLIALGPATAAQIYKHLKEEEIEQLTLEIANIRNISPEEKDKILDDFYNMCIAQEYIIEGGIDYAKEILEKALGSQQALEIINKLTSTLKVRPFDFVRRADPSQILSFIQNEHPQTIAMILSYLKPQQAGVILSSLPESIQSDVAMRIAKMEATSPEIVKEVERILEKKLSSLVTQDYTSTGGIQTIVDILNAVDRSTEKNIIDTLETKDIELVEEIKRRMFVFEDIIMLDNRSIQRVLREVDNHDIALALKGSNEEVQRVIYSNMSKRLADMIKEDIQYMGPVRLKDVEEAQQKIVNIIRRLEDAGEIVISRGGGDEIIV
- a CDS encoding FliH/SctL family protein: MYRILKNKDCINSSPVVIEKPHIKKLNNLSNDKINNNNDSIQYIEFKKKLEKISIIQDDIVKSAKDEAEKLINNAKKIAEEIKENAKQVGYKEGFDRGYKEGLNKGIDEGKDRTSSILKEAREIKKMILDEKKNLQKEVESDIVSTVIYCVKKIIDINMEENRDLVINLVKKGLENYEASNTVTVRVSEEDYEFLVKNKDKVLKNLKFIDDINIVRDISLDKYDCIVQTPSGMIDSGLKTQLESLKDALKGVLNDQ